A genomic stretch from Solanum stenotomum isolate F172 chromosome 8, ASM1918654v1, whole genome shotgun sequence includes:
- the LOC125872584 gene encoding high mobility group B protein 7 has product MMYQARTRKRVFGIQIHRGPDGSAFQKCETCGISVAIALADMHECEPRKDVKKLKCQPRSRNIVKEKTLIHQPRSAFRIFMEDFVKKNIDGNEFEVDNRGFETWKNMTRKEKILYFMKAETINLAHVKLLHREENDMPWRVDDEADSADVGKYDENYEDYDYYDSESSWDLIDFSLR; this is encoded by the exons ATGATGTACCAAGCTAGAACAAGGAAAAGGGTTTTTGGTATCCAAATACATCGTGGTCCTGATGGCAGTGCTTTTCAAAAATG TGAAACGTGTGGTATCTCAGTGGCTATTGCGTTGGCTGACATGCATGAATGTGAACCCAGAAAGGATGTAAAGAAATTGAAATGCCAACCCAGGAGCAGAAACATTGTTAAGGAGAAGACCCTTATTCACCAACCCAGATCGGCTTTTCGAATTTTCAT GGAggattttgtgaagaaaaacATTGACGGAAATGAGTTTGAAGTAGATAACAGAGGTTTTGAGACATGGAAAAACATGACACGTAAG GAGAAGATTTTGTACTTCATGAAAGCCGAGACAATTAATCTTGCACATGTGAAACTTTTGCACAGAGAGGAGAATGATATGCCATGGAGG GTGGATGATGAGGCAGATTCAGCTGATGTTGGCAAGTATGATGAG AATTATGAAGACTATGATTATTATGATTCTGAATCTTCTTGGGATTTGATTGATTTTAGCCTGAGGTAG